One stretch of Armigeres subalbatus isolate Guangzhou_Male chromosome 2, GZ_Asu_2, whole genome shotgun sequence DNA includes these proteins:
- the LOC134215320 gene encoding uncharacterized protein LOC134215320, with protein sequence MIKIISLLVIIAIVTSSATPIKTGPPSTTLPVPRLVRNASPVTEAQNEQFATTTAPEVGISDDMAKAETFGFGYHQHIYVAPQYGDGYYGGNYGGYYPYRSYYPNYGYGQGYGYPC encoded by the exons ATGATTAAG ATCATCAGTTTGCTAGTTATTATCGCAATTGTGACAAGCAGCGCGACTCCGATTAAAACCGGTCCACCATCTACTACTCTTCCTGTACCACGGCTTGTCAGAAATGCTTCACCAGTAACTGAGGCTCAAAACGAACAATTCGCAACAACTACGGCACCGGAAGTAGGTATCTCAGACGACATGGCTAAGGCTGAAACGTTCGGTTTTGGTTACCATCAGCACATCTATGTAGCCCCTCAATATGGCGATGGATATTATGGCGGAAATTACGGAGGATATTATCCATACCGATCTTATTACCCCAATTACGGTTATGGACAAGGTTATGGATATCCGTGCTAA
- the LOC134215322 gene encoding prisilkin-39-like, which yields MIKIFCLIVILAVAVAQPMEANKNTKRAINGARLGDAMDDLEKAETFGYGYNHNYYVVPRSSYGNYYGGYYPYHGYDYGYPSYGYNLGHNFGHNYGYY from the exons ATGATTAAG ATTTTTTGCCTGATCGTTATCCTTGCAGTGGCAGTAGCCCAACCAATGGAAGCAAACAAAAACACCAAACGAGCCATTAACGGAGCACGCTTAGGAGATGCCATGGATGATTTGGAAAAGGcagaaacttttggatatgGTTATAATCATAATTATTACGTCGTGCCCCGATCATCATATGGTAACTATTATGGAGGATACTACCCGTACCATGGGTATGATTACGGGTATCCATCATATGGATACAATCTTGGACACAATTTCGGACACAATTACGGATATTACTAA